One Deinococcus psychrotolerans genomic window carries:
- a CDS encoding sugar ABC transporter substrate-binding protein, with translation MKRPFALSAALLSAFLGAQANAQTLSNTTVAFLMPDQASTRYEQHDYPGFLAQMKKLCPTCKVIYLNADGDATKQQQQFNSAISQGAKAIVLDAVDTAAAASLVKRAQGQGVKVIAYDRPIPNAKADYYVSFDNEAIGRLIATSLVDHLKKMNMPSGSGVLEINGSPTDAAAGLIKKGVHAGLASGGYKPLAEYDTPEWAPSKAQQWASGQITRFGKKIVGVVAANDGTAGGAVAAFSAAGVNPVPPVTGNDATIAGLQYIVAGLQYNTILKPSEIVAGAAADVAVALLKGEKPKADKTLFNTPSKLFVPTLITAENLKAEVIDKKLNGQPIIATAVLCKGYEDACKKLGINP, from the coding sequence ATGAAACGTCCCTTTGCTCTTTCTGCCGCTTTGCTGAGTGCCTTTCTTGGCGCACAGGCCAACGCTCAAACCTTGAGCAATACGACTGTCGCGTTCCTCATGCCAGATCAGGCTTCCACGCGCTATGAGCAGCACGACTATCCGGGCTTTCTCGCTCAAATGAAAAAGCTGTGTCCGACCTGCAAGGTAATCTATTTGAACGCCGATGGAGACGCCACCAAACAGCAGCAGCAGTTCAATTCCGCGATCTCTCAGGGCGCAAAGGCAATCGTCTTGGACGCGGTCGATACAGCGGCGGCAGCTTCTCTGGTCAAGCGGGCCCAAGGGCAAGGCGTCAAAGTGATCGCGTATGACCGTCCCATTCCGAACGCGAAAGCCGATTACTACGTCTCCTTTGACAATGAAGCGATTGGCAGGCTGATCGCAACGTCCCTCGTCGACCACCTCAAGAAGATGAATATGCCGAGCGGGAGTGGCGTTTTAGAAATCAACGGTTCGCCAACGGACGCTGCCGCTGGCCTGATCAAGAAGGGCGTTCATGCGGGCCTCGCGTCCGGAGGCTACAAGCCCCTTGCCGAATACGACACCCCAGAGTGGGCACCGAGTAAGGCTCAGCAGTGGGCAAGCGGCCAGATCACGCGCTTTGGCAAGAAGATTGTTGGCGTCGTCGCCGCCAATGACGGCACGGCAGGCGGCGCGGTCGCGGCGTTCAGCGCGGCGGGCGTCAATCCGGTTCCGCCGGTCACCGGCAACGACGCGACGATTGCGGGGTTGCAGTACATCGTCGCGGGCCTTCAGTACAATACGATCTTAAAACCAAGTGAGATCGTGGCAGGCGCTGCCGCAGACGTGGCCGTAGCGCTCCTCAAAGGTGAGAAGCCGAAGGCCGATAAGACGCTCTTCAATACACCTTCTAAACTTTTCGTACCGACATTGATCACCGCCGAGAATCTCAAGGCTGAGGTCATTGATAAGAAACTCAACGGTCAGCCGATTATCGCTACCGCCGTGCTTTGCAAGGGTTACGAAGACGCTTGCAAGAAGCTTGGCATCAACCCGTAA
- a CDS encoding sugar-binding transcriptional regulator, whose product MSLTPHHSAAPDRYNTDELTNLATLYYIDGLTQEELSKRFEVSRATIGRMLRRAQEEGIVEIRVRQSPKQSDDLQHALVQRFGIMRAILTPDHTDPDKQRGMLASLVAGYLDKTLQDGMIVAVGMGRNINAVSDHAISTASRSCTFVCAIGGSYLGGEAMNPDHICRRLAAQFGGESETLYAPALVGNPEIVRQLTENLTVRQTLDKARRADLALVGVGDLSADSNMVRMGWFSPSELAEAKRIGTVGDLMGYDFLDIHGRSAATQIQGRVVGLSVSDLKRIPNVIAMASEPSKITAILGALRTGAINTLATSVSNATTLLQMDEAISLGRQTIVSGVS is encoded by the coding sequence ATGTCGCTCACTCCACATCACTCTGCCGCTCCCGACCGCTACAACACTGATGAGCTGACCAATTTAGCCACCCTGTATTACATTGACGGCCTCACCCAAGAGGAGCTATCTAAGCGCTTCGAGGTGTCGCGGGCTACTATCGGGCGGATGTTGCGTCGGGCGCAGGAAGAGGGCATCGTCGAAATCCGGGTGCGCCAGAGTCCCAAACAGAGTGATGACCTCCAGCACGCCTTGGTACAGCGCTTCGGCATTATGCGGGCCATCCTGACGCCCGACCATACCGACCCCGACAAGCAGCGCGGGATGCTGGCAAGCTTAGTGGCGGGCTACCTTGACAAGACCCTGCAAGACGGCATGATCGTGGCAGTGGGCATGGGCCGCAACATCAACGCGGTCTCAGACCACGCTATTTCTACTGCGTCCAGAAGCTGCACGTTTGTCTGCGCCATCGGCGGCTCGTACCTGGGCGGCGAGGCCATGAACCCCGACCATATCTGCCGCCGCCTGGCCGCACAGTTTGGCGGTGAGAGCGAAACCCTATATGCGCCCGCGCTGGTGGGCAATCCTGAGATTGTTCGGCAACTCACCGAGAATCTCACTGTGCGTCAGACCTTAGATAAGGCCCGCCGCGCTGATCTGGCACTGGTCGGGGTGGGCGATCTGTCGGCGGATAGCAACATGGTGCGTATGGGCTGGTTCTCGCCGAGCGAATTGGCTGAGGCCAAACGCATCGGCACGGTGGGCGATTTGATGGGCTACGACTTTCTGGATATTCATGGCCGCAGCGCCGCCACCCAGATTCAGGGCCGGGTGGTGGGCCTAAGCGTGAGTGATCTCAAACGCATTCCAAATGTGATCGCTATGGCGAGCGAGCCGTCCAAGATAACAGCTATTCTGGGAGCGCTTAGAACTGGGGCAATCAACACACTGGCGACCAGTGTTTCAAACGCTACGACCCTGCTACAAATGGATGAGGCCATTAGCTTGGGACGCCAGACGATTGTGAGCGGGGTGAGCTAA